The genomic window AAGACCAGCTGCCATTGCAACTCCTTGTGCGCGCCCCAGTTTCAACATCGATTGGACGTTTTTGCCAAAGAAAGGTGCTTCAATCGCAATTTCGTCAGGGTGATGCGTTTCAATTAATTCGATTGTTCTTTCAAAAATTATTTTTAGTTTTTGGTAATGATTGTCATATTTAGACAATTGCAATTCGTTTAACTGCAAAAATTCCATTTTTTTATTGACTACTTTAATCAATCCAAAACCCATAATTGTGGTTCCGGGGTCAATACCTAATATGATGCGTTCTTTTGTCAAGAGAGTTTTTGTTTCAAGTTTGATGTTTCAAGTTTCAAGTTTAGAAAATTGCCGCATTTTCTAATTGCCACATTTACTAATTATCAAATTGATTACTTTTGCGGCATGATTTCAATTCCTCACAAAGCTAAGCAATTCCTAGTTCTTCTAATCAAACTTTTGATTGTTGGCGGTGCATTTTATTTTATTTACAATCAGCTGGCCAACAACGACAAATTGGACTGGAATAAGTTTATTGTTTTATTTCGTAAAAATCAGTCCGTTTTAGGTATTTCGTTTATATTACTTTTGAGTGTTTTGAATCGCTATTTTGAGATTTTAAAATGGCAGAATCTCGCCAAAGTAATTCATCAAATCTCGGTTTACGAAGCGACAAAGCAGGTTTTAGCCGCTTTAACTGCCGGAATTTTTACACCAAACGGAGTGGGAGAGTACGCTGGGAAAGCTTTGTATTATCCAAAATCGGAAGCTAAAAAAGTTGTTTTTTTAAACTTGATCTGCAATGGAATTCAGATGATTTTGACCATTATTTTCGGAATCTTCGGTTTGCTGTATTTCAACGCAAAGTTTAATGTTGTTACACCCCAAACAGTCCTCATCTTGTTTGGCGGATTTCTTCTAATTCTAATTATTTTATTTTCAATCAAAAAAATAAAAGTTAAGGGATATTCAATTGAAAAATTAATTCATAAAATCAACGAAATTCCGAAGTCAATTCATCAAAGAAACATCTTTTTAGGCATTTTAAGATATTTGGTTTTTTCGCATCAATATTACTTTTTGTTTTTAGGTTTTGATGTCGATCTGCCATATTTAACCTTAATGGCAGCAATTACATCTGTATACTTTTTAGCTTCATCTTTGCCGACATTTCAGTTTCTAGATTTTGCAGTAAAGGGTAGCGTCGCTATTTATTTCTTCGGAATTCTTGGTGTTAACGAATGGATTGTAATTTTTATCAGCACTTTAATGTGGTTTTTAAATGTTGTACTGCCAGTAGTTTTAGGAAGTTACTTTGTACTGAATTTTAAAACCAAAACTGCAGAATGATCTTGGTTTTGTTCGCTATATTAACCATTTATATGCTAAACATTGGACTGCTTATTTACGGTTTTTTAAAAGTCAAAATATATCATAAAGCAAATTTAAATCCGAAGACAAGTTTTACCATAATCGTTCCGTTTCGAAATGAAGAAGAAAACCTGCCAAAGCTTTTAAATAGCTTTTCAAAACTAAATTATCCAGCAGATTTATTTGAAGTGATTTTAGTCGATGATAATTCGAAAGAGAAATTTCAAGTCTCACATTTTACATTTCGCATTTCACAAATAAATAATATTCGGGTTTCAAATTCTCCCAAAAAAGATGCGATTACAACCGCAATGCAACGCGTTAAAACCAATTGGGTAATTACAACAGATGCCGATTGCATTGTTCCTCAAAACTGGCTTTTAACTTTTGATAATTATATTCAGGAAAATAAAGTTTCGATGCTGGCGGGAGCAGTTACTTATGACTGTGAAAATTCATTTCTGCATCACTTTCAACAGCTAGATTTGACAAGTTTACAAGGTGCAACAATTGGAAGTTTTGGTTTGAACAAAGGTTTTATGTGTAACGGAGCTAATTTTGCGTACACCAAATCATTGTTTGAAAATTTAAATGGTTTTGCTGGAAATGACAAAATTGCAAGCGGAGACGATGTTTTTTTACTTCAAAAAGCTATTGAAAAATTCCCAAATGAAGTTCATTACCTAAAAGCTCAAGAAGCAATCGTTACTACAAAACCAACAGAAAACTGGAAAGCATTATTTTATCAAAGAGTGCGCTGGGCGGCCAAAACGAGTTCGTATAAAAGTAATTATGGAAAATTTTTAGGACTAATTGTTTTCTTTGGAAATTTGAGTTTGGTAATTGCTTTTTTCTTCGTGCTGTTCCAAATTTTAGATTATCCTTTTTTTGTTTTATTTGCTTTTTTAAAGTTCATGATCGATTTTGTTTTACTCTCAAAAACGAATCAATTTTTAAAGAATACAAGAATTAAAAGCCTTTTATTGAGCAGTTTATTCTATCCTTTTTTTAGTACAACTGTAGCTTTATACAGTTTATTTGGTTCTTACGAATGGAAGGACAGACGCTTTATAAAATAATTTTAGATAAAAGAAACTAAAACTATTCTTTTGCTTTCAAAATTACAGGCAGAATAAATTGTGTTTTTACTGGAATACCGCGCTTTATAGCTGGATTAACTTTTGGAAAATCAACCAGACGGGCGTGTAAAATGCTGTCAATTTTTATAGTATCATAAGCAACAGAATCTTTAGGGAACTGAGGCTCAAACTTCATGGTTGCATTTGGAAAAATTGTTACTTTTACTTCAATAGTGTCCAATTCTGGATACATAATAGATAGAGTATCCACGTTTAGTTTTTCCTCAATAAGATCAGACATTACATCAAAAAAGCATTGCTGGCGAAGTTTTTTATCGGCTATTTTTTCACAATTTGAGACAGATGGATATTCGTCTACTTCTTTCCAATTGATTGATTTTAATTCTTTTTGAAGTAATTCTTTTTCAGACGGAACCTGCTTCTCAAAATATTGACAAGAATTAAAGATGATACAGATGAAAAAAAGTGAAAACGGCCTCAAGATTGTAATGTTGAATGAATAGACAAAAATACGATTATTTTTTTTAGAGATTCCTTCAATTATGCGGAATCTTCATATTTTAAAGGTACAATTTTAAAGTTTGGATAGCAAAAAATAAAATAGTAATTTGTAAGAACAAATTTATCAAAACTATATGGATTTACTTTTAGTTGCACTAGGCTTTATATGCATGATTGTGGGTGTTTTTGGAAGCTTTCTTCCTGTTTTGCCTGGATTATCAAGCTGCTGGGTTGGTTTATTATTACTTTATCTAACCAAAGCAGTAGAAAATAATTATTGGCTTTTAGGTATTACGTTTGTTTTAATGGTGGTTATCACAATATTAGATTATGTAATTCCCTCCCGAGGAACCAAAAAGTTCGGAGGCAGTTCTTACGGAGTCTGGGGGACAAATATTGGTCTAGTCATTGGAATTTTAGCGCCAATTCCGTTTGGAGTGATAATCGGACCTTTTTTGGGTGCATTAATCGGAGAGTTATTGTATGATTCCCAAAATCATAAACGTGCTCTAAAAGCTGCTACTGGATCATTGCTCGGATTCCTTGCTTCGAGTTTTATCAACTTTATGTTTTGCATTATATATCTGGGCATATTTTTAAGTACAATATGGAAATATCGAAACATTTTATTTTAATTATATAACAATTTCGAATTTCGGCGTTGGGTTTTGATTAAAAACGTCAAATTTTTCTTAACTTTCTTTGTTTTTCATTTGAGAACGAAACGGTTGTGTTTACAGGTGTTACGAGATTTTTTATGTTAATTTCGGGTTATTATTTGCGTAAAATTTTAACTTATTTTTTGGAAATGTTAATTTATTTTATATTTTTATCACGATAAACGATAAAAAGCCTCACTTTATCGATTATTTCGATCCAGTTTAAAATAATGTTTCTTAATAAGTTAAGCGTATGACCCCAAACCTACAAATTGAACTTAGACGTTTTATTTCATCTAATGTTGTCTCCAAGTTAAACAAGTTTTATTTTGAAAATGATGCCCTGCTTATTAAGGGAATTGATGTCTCGATCGGTACAATTTTAATGGGTCTCTACAACAAAGCCGAAGAATCTGATTTTTACTCTGAAATAGTTTCAATGTTAAAAGAAGATTCAACATTTTACCAAGAAATAGATTTTAATGCAGGCAGAATTTTATCAGTTGATGACTGCTACCGTTTGGAAGGAAATGATTTTCTGAAAGAATTATTTTCAAATAAAAAAGGAAGAATTTCAGAAATGGTTTCAAACGAAGTCGGCATCAAAAGCGAAACTGCCAGAGAAATACTTAACTTTTCAGCACTGCTTGTAGTTTCCTACTTAAGAAATAATCTTCAATTATTAGAAAGTTTAAAATTACTTCTCGAAGACCAAAAAAGAGACATTTTAAACAGTATTCCTCCCGGAATCAAAATCATACTCGGTTTTTCATGCTACGAAACAGTAGAAGACAAAAATCAATCTATCGGAAGATCCATATTTACTCTATTCGGACATAATTTCTTTAGTTTCTAAAATAAAAAAATCCCATTTTCTAAGAAAACAGGATTTGTTATTATTCAAAATTTGAAAAACTATTTAGCGTTTTTCAAATTGATGATCTCTTGGTCAGTCAAAAAGCGCCAGTTTCCTCTAGGAAGATTCTTTTTGGTCAAACCAGCAAATGCAACACGATCAATTCGTAATACATTATATTCAAAAGACTCAAAAATAGAACGCACCACTTTTACATTCGAAGTACGAAGTTTAAGTCCGATTTCACTTTTTGGTTCGTTATCAATATAGCTGATTTCCTCAACAAAAACGCGGTGTCCGTCAAGAACCAAACCTTTGCTGATTTTTTCCAAATCCTCAAATTTCAAGTTTTTGTCTAAAGAAACCTGATAAATTTTAGACGATTTCTGATTCGGTAAAGTAAATTTACGAATCATGTCTGTGTCGTTTGTAAACACCAATAAACCAGTCGTGTTCTTGTCCATTCTTCCAATCGGAGCGATTTTCGAATTCGTAGAACCACGAACAAGTTCTAGAACGTTACGATATTCCTGACCTTCGTCAAGAGCTGTTGTAAAGTTTTTTGGTTTGTTTAATAAAATATATTCTTTCTTTTCAGGAGTCAAAGTAACGCCGTCAAAGTTTACTACATCATTCAGTTTAACCAAATAACCCATTTCAGTTACTGGAACTCCGTTTACCTTAACATTTCCAGACTGAATATAGATATCGGCATCACGACGCGAACAAATACCAGAATTCGAGATGTATTTGTTTAAACGAATTTCATCTGAAGCCTTTTGTCTTTTCGGAGCCTGATTTTGTTTTTTTGCTTTTTCTTCCGCAGCAGCATTAGCGGCTTTAACCTCCGGTTTTACTTTTTTCGGCCCTTGCGCACGTTTCGCCATAGGAGGTTTTGGCTTACTAGAGTTTGATCTTGAGCTGTTTGGTCTAGATCCGCCTCTTTTATTATTGCCTTCCTTGTTGTTCATAAAATCATTAATTTGTGCAAAGATAGTTTTTTCCTGCTAATAAATCTTAAGTTCAATGTTCTTAGATTAATAGCATTTTGTTTTAAGAAGAAAGGAGCATCACAATTGGCTTTTTTTCAGGCATTATTTCCCGCTTTTCGTTCCAATTTTTTATTTTTTAAAGGAAAAAATAAAAAGATTTCCACTTCAATCGGGGCTGGATTCAAACAATTGGCTTCTTTTAAATATTTTGGAATAAGTTATTGCACAAAGATTCACAAAGTTTATAAAGAGCAACCCAAAAAATCTTTGCGAATCTCTTAGCGCATCTCAGTGGAATAAAAACTTAGTAATTAGAAATCAATTCGCGCCCATGCCATAAAACGCTCGGATTGATCAAAACAATGCAGAAAACGCCCGAAACGATTAAGAATTTCAAAACATTATGAAGCATTAAAAACTGCTCTTTAGAATTTGATTTCCATAAATAAATCAAGAAAAAAAGCAAAACCCCAAAGCAGGCATAAAAGTAAATATCCATATAACCCACATCGTAAATATTGATTAAAACATAAACAGGTAAAATGGTTAAAATCGTTAAAGCAGTAATAACTTGTTTAGAGATTTTTTCGCCATACAAAACAGGAATTGTTCTATAATCTGTTACTAAATCCCCTTTCAAGTTTTCTAGATCTTTGATCATTTCTCGAATCAGCAAAAGTAAAAACAAGAAAACTGCATGTGCCGAAATCACTACAAAATGACTCATATGATTTTCAATTTCCTCAAACGAAATTTTATTGTAGAAATACAGTAATATGGCAAAAAACGGAGTAACAGCCAGCAGTGCAGACATTAAATTCCCTATTATTGGATATTTTTTTATTTTATGAGAATAAAACCAAATCATGAAAATATAACCCGAGAAGAAAAAAAATGCTCTCCAGGAAACAATAAAAGCCATTAAAACAGCAAGAAAATTCAAAGAAAAATAAACCGATAATTTAGTTTTCTGACTCACTAATCTGTCCAGCATTGATTTATTCGGACGATTAATCAAATCTTTCTGACTATCGTAAAAATTATTGATAATATAGCCCGAAGCAATCGTAATCGCTGATGCAAAAACAATTAGAAATAGATGGAAATCAAGAAGTATATCCAGTGCTCTAATTTCTGGAGCCAAAATAAAAATAGCCGATAAATACTGCGCTAAGACTATAATTGGAATATTGTAACCTCTAACTACAGAAAACAGACTAACAATTTTCATTACTAAAAGTTTGTGCTGTCTGCTTAACATATAAAATAGTTTGTAAAGGTTTAGAAAAGGGAAGTTAAAGGATATTTTTGATTATAAAAATTTACAGTTTGTTTTTTAACAATTCTTTAGAGCCATAGCCTAATTTTCTTATGCATGCCAGCGCTTCTTTTTGAGAAATCTCAATATTTTTGATGTCTTTTTTGTCAACGAAAACAACAGAACCACTCCACGGATTCGGGGCATCGGGAATAAAAACAGTAAAAGTGCTTTCGTCTATTTGTTCTATCAAGAATGCAAATTGCCAGCCGGCATCTGTAGGAACAAGAATGACTTTTAAATCTTGATTAGACTCAATTCCTATAATGTTTTCATTCATGTTTTTCATAAATGAATATCCAGGAACAAAACTTAAAACTCCATTTTCTAATTTCTGAATCAATTTTTTAGCGTTAGCGGTTCTTGCTAATAAACCCGCGGCGAAACAAATAAGAATAATTATTAGTATTCCAATGAGTTCTTGCAGAGCAATTCCTAAAACATGTACTCTCGGAAGATGGTTTACAAGTGGAAGAGTGACTTTTTGAATAATGCCATATCCTTTTTCAAGAATAACAAGCAATACAACTAAAGGTACTAAAA from Flavobacterium fluviale includes these protein-coding regions:
- the ruvC gene encoding crossover junction endodeoxyribonuclease RuvC, encoding MTKERIILGIDPGTTIMGFGLIKVVNKKMEFLQLNELQLSKYDNHYQKLKIIFERTIELIETHHPDEIAIEAPFFGKNVQSMLKLGRAQGVAMAAGLSRGIPITEYEPKKIKMAITGNGNASKEQVAKMLQQLLGLKELPKNLDSTDGLAAAVCHHFNSGKVVAGKSYSGWDAFVKQNEDKIRK
- a CDS encoding lysylphosphatidylglycerol synthase domain-containing protein, encoding MISIPHKAKQFLVLLIKLLIVGGAFYFIYNQLANNDKLDWNKFIVLFRKNQSVLGISFILLLSVLNRYFEILKWQNLAKVIHQISVYEATKQVLAALTAGIFTPNGVGEYAGKALYYPKSEAKKVVFLNLICNGIQMILTIIFGIFGLLYFNAKFNVVTPQTVLILFGGFLLILIILFSIKKIKVKGYSIEKLIHKINEIPKSIHQRNIFLGILRYLVFSHQYYFLFLGFDVDLPYLTLMAAITSVYFLASSLPTFQFLDFAVKGSVAIYFFGILGVNEWIVIFISTLMWFLNVVLPVVLGSYFVLNFKTKTAE
- a CDS encoding glycosyltransferase family 2 protein, whose translation is MILVLFAILTIYMLNIGLLIYGFLKVKIYHKANLNPKTSFTIIVPFRNEEENLPKLLNSFSKLNYPADLFEVILVDDNSKEKFQVSHFTFRISQINNIRVSNSPKKDAITTAMQRVKTNWVITTDADCIVPQNWLLTFDNYIQENKVSMLAGAVTYDCENSFLHHFQQLDLTSLQGATIGSFGLNKGFMCNGANFAYTKSLFENLNGFAGNDKIASGDDVFLLQKAIEKFPNEVHYLKAQEAIVTTKPTENWKALFYQRVRWAAKTSSYKSNYGKFLGLIVFFGNLSLVIAFFFVLFQILDYPFFVLFAFLKFMIDFVLLSKTNQFLKNTRIKSLLLSSLFYPFFSTTVALYSLFGSYEWKDRRFIK
- a CDS encoding DUF456 domain-containing protein, translating into MDLLLVALGFICMIVGVFGSFLPVLPGLSSCWVGLLLLYLTKAVENNYWLLGITFVLMVVITILDYVIPSRGTKKFGGSSYGVWGTNIGLVIGILAPIPFGVIIGPFLGALIGELLYDSQNHKRALKAATGSLLGFLASSFINFMFCIIYLGIFLSTIWKYRNILF
- a CDS encoding DUF937 domain-containing protein, translating into MTPNLQIELRRFISSNVVSKLNKFYFENDALLIKGIDVSIGTILMGLYNKAEESDFYSEIVSMLKEDSTFYQEIDFNAGRILSVDDCYRLEGNDFLKELFSNKKGRISEMVSNEVGIKSETAREILNFSALLVVSYLRNNLQLLESLKLLLEDQKRDILNSIPPGIKIILGFSCYETVEDKNQSIGRSIFTLFGHNFFSF
- a CDS encoding pseudouridine synthase, whose product is MNNKEGNNKRGGSRPNSSRSNSSKPKPPMAKRAQGPKKVKPEVKAANAAAEEKAKKQNQAPKRQKASDEIRLNKYISNSGICSRRDADIYIQSGNVKVNGVPVTEMGYLVKLNDVVNFDGVTLTPEKKEYILLNKPKNFTTALDEGQEYRNVLELVRGSTNSKIAPIGRMDKNTTGLLVFTNDTDMIRKFTLPNQKSSKIYQVSLDKNLKFEDLEKISKGLVLDGHRVFVEEISYIDNEPKSEIGLKLRTSNVKVVRSIFESFEYNVLRIDRVAFAGLTKKNLPRGNWRFLTDQEIINLKNAK
- a CDS encoding geranylgeranylglycerol-phosphate geranylgeranyltransferase; this encodes MLSRQHKLLVMKIVSLFSVVRGYNIPIIVLAQYLSAIFILAPEIRALDILLDFHLFLIVFASAITIASGYIINNFYDSQKDLINRPNKSMLDRLVSQKTKLSVYFSLNFLAVLMAFIVSWRAFFFFSGYIFMIWFYSHKIKKYPIIGNLMSALLAVTPFFAILLYFYNKISFEEIENHMSHFVVISAHAVFLFLLLLIREMIKDLENLKGDLVTDYRTIPVLYGEKISKQVITALTILTILPVYVLINIYDVGYMDIYFYACFGVLLFFLIYLWKSNSKEQFLMLHNVLKFLIVSGVFCIVLINPSVLWHGRELISNY
- a CDS encoding DUF502 domain-containing protein → MKSIFKILKATFLGGILFLVPLVVLLVILEKGYGIIQKVTLPLVNHLPRVHVLGIALQELIGILIIILICFAAGLLARTANAKKLIQKLENGVLSFVPGYSFMKNMNENIIGIESNQDLKVILVPTDAGWQFAFLIEQIDESTFTVFIPDAPNPWSGSVVFVDKKDIKNIEISQKEALACIRKLGYGSKELLKNKL